The Pyxidicoccus sp. MSG2 DNA segment CACCGTTCCGCACCTCGCCCGGCTTGGGGCGCGAGTGGTGGGAGACGGCCAACCTCACAACCACACCTCGAAGTCCACCTGCGTGCCCGAGGGGCCGGTGCGCACGTCGAACCGGTCCGCCAGCCGCTTCACGCCCAGAAGCCCCAGGCCCATGCCCGTCTTGCTGCGGTAGGTGCCGGACAGCACGCGCTCCAGGTCCGGAATGCCGCGCCCCTGGTCCTCCGCGCGCACGCGCAACAGGCGCCGCGGCGTCTGCTCCGGGGCGAGCTGGATGGTGCCTCCTCCGGCATATGCAATCTGGTTGCGCGCCAGCTCACTCACCGCCGTGGCCACCTTCTGGCACTCGTAGCCGCGCCCACCCAGCGTCTCGCACATCATCCGCGCCGCGAGCCGCGCGTGGCTGGCGTCCGACTCCGTGCGCACCAGATAGGTGGTGGCGCGGACCTCCGGAGCGGCGGCGGCGGGCGCCACCATGGGAGTGCCCTGCGGCGGGGTGGGGGCCGGCTTCGACGCGGGGGACGGCGCCGCCACCGGGGAGGTGGCGGGTGTGGCCAGCGTCCGCAGCAGTGCGGCCAGCTGCGGCCGGCGCGCGGGGTCCACGAAGTGGCGGGTCGCCGGCTCCAGCGCCTCGATGACGCGGGGCAGCTCCGCCGAGCCCACGGACTCCAGCGACAGCCGCAGCGGCTCCAGCGTCCCGCGCAGCACCAGCCGCGCCGCCGTCTCCGACATGAACTGCTGCAGCACCCGCAACAGCTCCGTGCACATCGAGCCCCGGCTCACCGGTGCCTCCTGTTCTCCAGAATCACCCGCTTGCGGGCCACCACCTCGAGCCCTCCGCCCTCGCGGTTGGACACGTGGACGCCATCCGTCAGCCGCATCACCGCCGCGCCGCCCTCGCCCAGGCTCTCTCCCGGCAGCGGGCCGGGACGGCCCTCACCCCGGCCCATGAAGAGCCGCGCGGGGTCCGTCATGCCGGGGCCGCGATCTCTCGAGCGGATGAAGAGCCACCCGGCCTCGCACCACAGCTCCACCGTGCCGCCCGCGCCGGCGTGACGCACCAGGTTGGTGGCCAGCTCACTCACCACCACCGCCACCTCCGCGCTGGCCGGGGCCGTCAGCCCCACCTGCCGCGCGAAGCGCCGCCCCAGCGCCGCCGCCACCGCCGCGTCCGACTTCAGCTGGACCTCCACCGTGAGTGGGGCCTCGAAGTCTGGAAATTGGGGGAGAGGGGCCGGCAAAAATCATCCCGAGTGGAAAGTTTCGATAAATCAGGCAACAAAATGTCGAGTATGTAAAGTGGTGCAGACCGCACCCACTGATGCTCGCTTCCATTCCTGGGGAGCTCGGATTAGAACCGGAAATTTTGGGCGTCAAAACCCGGCCTCACCGGATTCATCCGGGAAGCGCTGGGTTTGCGGGATTGAAGAGGGAGCGAGAGCGCCCCGCCCGTCACACCCCGGTCAGGTGCTTCACCTGCAGGTCCGGCCCCACCGCGAGCGTGGTGCCCTGGACCAGCTCCACCCAACCCGCGGTGCGCTTCACGTGGCTGGCCACCACCACCGTGCGGCGGCGCCGGTGCGCGCCCACCGCGGGCTGCGTCTCCGGGGTGCCGGGTGTCACGCCGCACAGCTCGCACTCGGCGGAGCCCTCCAGCCGCGTATAGAAGAGCGGCTCCTCGCCGAAGCGGCACGCCACCAGGAGCGAGCCGTTGGTGGCCACCAGGTTGAGCGTGGAGGTGCGGGTGATGCCCGCATCCACACCGGCCTTCGCCACCTCGCGCGCGGTGTCCGCCAGGAGGTGCCCGGCGAGGGAGGCCTCCAGCCTCGGGTCATCCGTGCGGCCCACGTCGCGCAGGTGCCGCAGGAACAGCGCGAAGAGCAGCTCGCTGTCCGTGGCGCCCCGCACCTGCCGCTGGAGGTGCTCGGGCAGCGAGTCCATCAGCGTCGCGCGCAGCTGCGCGAAGCCGTTGATGGCGCCCTGGTGTGCGAACAGCCAGCGGCGCGCCCGGAACGGCTGCGTGTTGTCCTCCAGCGAGAGCCCCACCGGCAGCCTGCCGCCATGGAACAGCAGCGCCTCGGACTCGTGCGGAGGGGCGAGCGAGTCCAGCGAGAGTTCGCCGTCGCTCGCGAAGCGCCGCAGCAACACCTCGTCCTGGGCGTAGGCGCCCACCCCCACTGCATTGGAACGCGGCTCACCCTGGAGGAGTACCTGGCTGGACAGCCGGTGGAGCTCGCACCGAAGCAGGTTCGGGTCGGACGTCAGGGCGGCGAGGACGACGGACATGGATGAAGACCCCCTTCCCAGGGATAGATAATGACGCCAACCTCCCCCCTCAAGCCAGCAGGCACGTCCCCTCGCCCCCTCGCTAAGTGCTTGAAATGGCTGGACTTTGCTGGACTTGAAACGTTGACACGCCGAGGAGAGAGCCCTAACCTCCCTGCGCTTCACCGACAGACCTTGCGTGGTGGGTCTTCACCGGAGACGGAATGGCGGACGACATCGCAATCGGCATCGACCTGGGCACGTCGTATTCATGCGTGTCGGTGGTCCAGGACGGTCAGCCCGTGGTCATCCCCAACGAGTGGGGAGAGACGACGCATGCCTCCTGCGTGTCCTTCCTCGAGGACGGCTCGGTGCTGGTGGGCAACGCGGCCAAGAAGAACATCATCACCAACCCCGAGCAGACCGTCTATTCCGCCAAGCGGCTCATCGGCCGGTACTACTTCTCCGACGAGGTGAAGAAGGCGCAGGCGGTGATGCCGTACCGCATCGTCGAGGGCGAGAACAACTCGGTGCGCATCGCCGTGGGGGCGCGGACGTACTCGCTGCCGGAGATCAGCGCGCTCGTCCTCAAGGAGATGAAGGCGGTGGCGGAGACGTACCTCGGGCGCGAGGTGACGAAGGCCGTCGTCACGGTGCCGGCGTACTTCAACGACAACCAGCGGCAGGCCACCAAGGACGCGGGCCGCATCGCCGGGCTGGAGGTGCTGCGCATCCTCAACGAGCCCACCGCGGCGGCGCTGGCCTACGGCTTCGGCCGGGACGTCAACCAGCGCATCGTCGTCTACGACCTGGGCGGCGGCACGTTCGACGTGTCCATCCTGGAGATTGGCAAGGACGTCTTCGAGGTGCTGGCCACCGCGGGAGACACGTACCTGGGCGGCGACGACTTCGACGACCGCATCATGACGTGGCTGGCGGACGACTTCCTGGCGAAGACGCGGCTGGACGTGCGGCAGAACAAGTACTGCCTGCAGATGCTGAAGGAGGCCGCGGAGAAGGCGAAGATCGACGTGGGGCAGACCGGCTCGGCGGACATCCTGTGCCAGGGCATCTGCCAGGACGCGCAGGGCAACATCATGGACCTGCGCGGCACGCTCAACCAGGACCAGTTCAACCGGATGGTGATGGACCTGGTGCAGCGGACGTTCAAGGTCTGCGACGAGGCGCTGCAGAGCGCGCGGCTGACGGCGGCGGACATCGACGCGGTCATCCTGGTGGGCGGGCCCACGCGGCTGCCCATCATCCGCAACTCGGTGAAGCACTACTTCCAGAAGGGCCCGCTGGAGGGCATCAACCCGGACCAGGTCGTCGCCATGGGCGCGGCGCTCCAGTCGCACGCGCTGCTGGACAGCAAGACGGAGACGTTCCTGGTGGACGTCACGCCGCTGACGCTGCGCATCGGCACGGTGGGCGGGTACACCGAGAAGATCATCGACAAGAACACGCCGGTGCCCATCGACCGCTCGAAGACCTTCACCACCAGCCGCGACGGCCAGGAGAAGGTGAAGATTCGCGTGTACCAGGGCGAGTCCAACCGCGCCGACGAGTGCGAGATGCTGGGTGAGTTCGAGTTCTCCGGCTTCCGCATCGGGTACCGGGGCGAGGTGAAGATTGAGGTCACGTTCGAGATCAACACGGACGGACTGGTGAACGTGTCCGCGTGCGACACGGAGACGGGACAGAAGACGTCGACGACCATCACCCTGTCGTCCGGCATGACCGAAGCAGACATCCAGAAGTCCATCCAGTCGAACCGTGACACGCGGCTGGCGGGACACAACAGCAACGACCTGCCCGCCGTGGCCCACTAGCGGGCCCCTGGACGCCGAAGATGTCCCAGCCTTCTGACCCCAGCACCGGCAAGCCGCCGGGAGCCCCGCCCGGGACGCCGGCGGCTCCTGCTCGCCCCGCCGTCCCCCGGGTGACCGCCACCGTCCCCGCGGTCCCTTCCGCTCCCGTCGCGGGTGCGCCTCCGCGTCCACCGCCGGCCCCGGGCGCGGTGCCCGCCGCGCAGCCGCCCCCGAGGGCTCCCGGTGCGACGGCGCCCGGAGCGCGTCCCGTCGTGACGGCGCCCGTGCCTCCGCAGCGGGCCACCGTCCCCGGCATCCCCGCCGTGGGGGCGCCCGCGGCGTCTCAGCGCCCCACCGTGGCTGGCACTCCCGCCGTGGGGGCTCCCGCCGCGCCCGCGGCGTCTCAGCGGCCTACCGTCCCCGGCATCCCCACCGTGGGGGCTCCCGCGACGGGCGCGGCTCCCGCGGCTCCGCAGCGGGCGACCGTCACCGGCCTCCCCACCGTGATCGCCCCGGGCGCCGCGCGTCCCACGGCTCCCGCCGTGGCTCCGGGACAGGGCACCCCGGCGGCGCGCGCCGTGACGAATCCGGGGGCGGTGCCCTCGCAGACGGCGCAGCCCGCGCCTCGCGGCGCTTCCTCGCCACTGCCGTCCATCACGCCCGCCGTGGGTGGGGCTTCGGGCTCCGCGCCTCGCGGGACTCCGGCGGCGCTGCCGTCCATCACGCCCGCCATGAGTGGCGCAGCGGGCCCCGCGCCTCGCGGGACTCCCGCGGCGCTGCCGTCCATCACGCCCGCCATGGGTGGCGCAGCGGGCCCCGCGGCGGCCAGTCCCCAGGGCCAGGCGCCTCGGGCGACTCCGGGTGCGCCGGCCGCCGCGGCTGGCATGCCGCCGCCTCCGCCCCCGTCGGTGGCCACCGCCGCGCCGCGTCCGGTGCCTGGCGTGCCGCCCGTTGCCGCGCAGCGTTCTCCCTCGGGCACCGTGCCCTCCGTCGCACCGGCAACCGGGCCCGTGGCTCCGACCGCCGCGCAGCGTCCTCCCTCGGGCGCCGTGCCCTCCGTCGCACCGGCAACCGCGCCGCGTCCGCCCACGGGCGCCGTCCCCGCCGCTCCGCCGGCCCCGGGCGCTGGCGCCGCCGTGCGCGCGCCCGTCGTGGCCGCGGGCACACCGCCGCGTCCCCCGCCCACGCTCGCCGTGGGACAGGTGGCGTCGCCCGCGGCCCCGGCCACTCCGCCCCAGCCGCGTCCGGGAGCACGCCCCACCGTCTCCCTTCCCGCCCTGGTGACCGCGGGCTCCGCGCCCCGGCCTCCGCCCGTCGCGGGCGGCCCGGTGCCTCCCGTGGCCCCGGCCGTGCCCACCGCCGCCGCGCGCGTGACGGCCATTCCTCCCGTGCCCTCCGTGGCCCCCACCGTCCCCGGCATCCCGCCCGTGGGCGCGGCCGCGCGCGTGCCCGCCGTTCCGTCGATGGCGCCCGTGGTGCCGCCCATCGCCCCGGCCGTCCCGTCCGTGGCGCAGCGGGTGCCGCCTCCGCCTCCCGCCGCCGCCATGGCGCCGCCGCCCCCTCCCGCCGCCGCGAAGGGGTCGGGCCTGGACGCCCAGCAGCTCGCGGACCTGGCGGCGCGCTGCGCGAAGCTGGACCAGATGGACTACTTCGAGGTGCTCCTCATCGAGCGGACCGCCGTCCCGGCGGACATCAAGAAGGCCTTCTACCGCGAGAGCCGCACCTACCACCCCGACCGCTTCTTCCACGTCGAGGAGAAGGAGCTGAAGGAGCGCGTCCACGAGCTCTACAAGCGCGTCACCGA contains these protein-coding regions:
- a CDS encoding ATP-binding protein; this encodes MSRGSMCTELLRVLQQFMSETAARLVLRGTLEPLRLSLESVGSAELPRVIEALEPATRHFVDPARRPQLAALLRTLATPATSPVAAPSPASKPAPTPPQGTPMVAPAAAAPEVRATTYLVRTESDASHARLAARMMCETLGGRGYECQKVATAVSELARNQIAYAGGGTIQLAPEQTPRRLLRVRAEDQGRGIPDLERVLSGTYRSKTGMGLGLLGVKRLADRFDVRTGPSGTQVDFEVWL
- a CDS encoding ATP-binding protein, translating into MEVQLKSDAAVAAALGRRFARQVGLTAPASAEVAVVVSELATNLVRHAGAGGTVELWCEAGWLFIRSRDRGPGMTDPARLFMGRGEGRPGPLPGESLGEGGAAVMRLTDGVHVSNREGGGLEVVARKRVILENRRHR
- a CDS encoding class II glutamine amidotransferase; this translates as MSVVLAALTSDPNLLRCELHRLSSQVLLQGEPRSNAVGVGAYAQDEVLLRRFASDGELSLDSLAPPHESEALLFHGGRLPVGLSLEDNTQPFRARRWLFAHQGAINGFAQLRATLMDSLPEHLQRQVRGATDSELLFALFLRHLRDVGRTDDPRLEASLAGHLLADTAREVAKAGVDAGITRTSTLNLVATNGSLLVACRFGEEPLFYTRLEGSAECELCGVTPGTPETQPAVGAHRRRRTVVVASHVKRTAGWVELVQGTTLAVGPDLQVKHLTGV
- the dnaK gene encoding molecular chaperone DnaK, whose protein sequence is MADDIAIGIDLGTSYSCVSVVQDGQPVVIPNEWGETTHASCVSFLEDGSVLVGNAAKKNIITNPEQTVYSAKRLIGRYYFSDEVKKAQAVMPYRIVEGENNSVRIAVGARTYSLPEISALVLKEMKAVAETYLGREVTKAVVTVPAYFNDNQRQATKDAGRIAGLEVLRILNEPTAAALAYGFGRDVNQRIVVYDLGGGTFDVSILEIGKDVFEVLATAGDTYLGGDDFDDRIMTWLADDFLAKTRLDVRQNKYCLQMLKEAAEKAKIDVGQTGSADILCQGICQDAQGNIMDLRGTLNQDQFNRMVMDLVQRTFKVCDEALQSARLTAADIDAVILVGGPTRLPIIRNSVKHYFQKGPLEGINPDQVVAMGAALQSHALLDSKTETFLVDVTPLTLRIGTVGGYTEKIIDKNTPVPIDRSKTFTTSRDGQEKVKIRVYQGESNRADECEMLGEFEFSGFRIGYRGEVKIEVTFEINTDGLVNVSACDTETGQKTSTTITLSSGMTEADIQKSIQSNRDTRLAGHNSNDLPAVAH
- a CDS encoding J domain-containing protein — translated: MSQPSDPSTGKPPGAPPGTPAAPARPAVPRVTATVPAVPSAPVAGAPPRPPPAPGAVPAAQPPPRAPGATAPGARPVVTAPVPPQRATVPGIPAVGAPAASQRPTVAGTPAVGAPAAPAASQRPTVPGIPTVGAPATGAAPAAPQRATVTGLPTVIAPGAARPTAPAVAPGQGTPAARAVTNPGAVPSQTAQPAPRGASSPLPSITPAVGGASGSAPRGTPAALPSITPAMSGAAGPAPRGTPAALPSITPAMGGAAGPAAASPQGQAPRATPGAPAAAAGMPPPPPPSVATAAPRPVPGVPPVAAQRSPSGTVPSVAPATGPVAPTAAQRPPSGAVPSVAPATAPRPPTGAVPAAPPAPGAGAAVRAPVVAAGTPPRPPPTLAVGQVASPAAPATPPQPRPGARPTVSLPALVTAGSAPRPPPVAGGPVPPVAPAVPTAAARVTAIPPVPSVAPTVPGIPPVGAAARVPAVPSMAPVVPPIAPAVPSVAQRVPPPPPAAAMAPPPPPAAAKGSGLDAQQLADLAARCAKLDQMDYFEVLLIERTAVPADIKKAFYRESRTYHPDRFFHVEEKELKERVHELYKRVTEAYYVLRDDLKRKKYLADVTGPERAQKLRFTEASESESKAAVKKEQEEQIGTHPKGRQFYAQAQKDSDGGNLSAAERNLKMALTYEPSNARYKERLAEVSKQLQDEARSKGDSSFKIR